Proteins from a single region of Deltaproteobacteria bacterium:
- a CDS encoding universal stress protein, with the protein MLLARVLSVSEEVAVGEKVSKILAPTDLSRLSRAAVRYALEMGRDQNAAVIVYNVINEEGAWFDKDDRLNPASALLPPQKERLHEFLRDNFADLIGKVEVTELVEAGVPHNKIVQKAEDEKADMIIMSTHGRTGFEQVLLGSVTAKVVARAPCPVLSIRPPKSEPK; encoded by the coding sequence GTTGCCGTGGGCGAGAAAGTCAGCAAGATATTGGCGCCGACCGATCTGTCGAGACTGTCGCGCGCGGCGGTGCGCTACGCTCTAGAAATGGGGCGGGACCAGAATGCTGCCGTGATCGTCTACAACGTGATCAACGAGGAGGGCGCCTGGTTCGACAAAGACGACCGTCTGAATCCGGCCAGTGCTCTTCTGCCGCCGCAGAAAGAACGGCTCCATGAGTTCCTCCGCGACAACTTTGCCGATCTGATCGGCAAAGTCGAAGTCACGGAACTGGTCGAGGCCGGTGTGCCGCACAACAAGATTGTGCAAAAGGCCGAAGACGAAAAAGCCGACATGATCATCATGTCGACCCATGGCCGGACTGGTTTCGAACAGGTTTTGCTTGGCAGCGTGACCGCCAAGGTGGTCGCCCGCGCGCCGTGCCCGGTGTTGTCAATTCGTCCGCCGAAAAGCGAACCCAAATAA
- a CDS encoding CBS domain-containing protein, with protein sequence MKHPDKIPVVGAGMTSFPYFVEADETVLAVEKMMDAHDIRHLPVQQNGKLVGIVSERDLHHRVARSASVEAKQQLKARDVMVAEPYVVGFSTPLNEVVAAMAQRHIGSAIVVRRGKLAGILSAIDVCRIFAEYLASHFPNSGGDNRAA encoded by the coding sequence GTGAAGCACCCGGACAAGATCCCCGTTGTCGGCGCAGGGATGACCTCGTTTCCGTACTTTGTCGAGGCGGACGAAACGGTATTGGCTGTCGAGAAGATGATGGATGCCCACGACATCCGCCACTTGCCGGTACAGCAAAACGGCAAGCTCGTCGGCATCGTATCCGAGCGCGATTTGCACCATCGGGTTGCCCGCTCGGCTTCGGTTGAAGCCAAGCAACAATTGAAGGCGCGCGACGTGATGGTTGCGGAGCCGTATGTCGTCGGTTTCAGCACGCCGCTCAACGAGGTAGTGGCGGCGATGGCGCAGCGCCACATCGGCTCAGCGATTGTCGTGCGCCGCGGCAAACTTGCCGGCATTCTTTCCGCCATCGACGTCTGTCGCATCTTCGCGGAGTATCTCGCCTCACACTTCCCAAACAGTGGCGGAGACAACCGAGCCGCCTAG